A part of Williamwhitmania sp. genomic DNA contains:
- the argS gene encoding arginine--tRNA ligase, giving the protein MNLESYFFEKVAEAIKVLYGSVDEKMVQLQKTRKEFKGDITLVTFPLLKLSKKSPEQTAQQLGEYLSTNVNEVAEFNVVKGFLNISLASSFWIEQLNEVASVSEFGNASSSGKTTMVEYSSPNTNKPLHLGHIRNNLLGASVSKLLKAAGNKVIQVNLVNDRGIHICKSMVAWKRFGMGETPLTHGKKGDHLVGDYYVAFDKAYKAEVQDLIASGRSKEDAEKLAPLMLEAQDMLRKWEASDADTINLWKTMNGWVYEGFAKTYSDLGISFDNTYYESQTYLQGKAIVQTGLEKGVFYKKEDGSVWVDLTADGLDEKLLLRADGTSVYMTQDLGTAVQRFTEEKLDEHIYVVGNEQNYHFQVLKLVLQKLGYEWAQNIFHLSYGMVELPEGKMKSREGTVVDADDLVEEMVSTARDMSQELGKLDGRTPEEAMQVARMVGLGALKYFILRVDPRKSMTFDPRESIDFNGNTGPFIQYTHARIKSVLRKAEEQNINFAACKDLNLLVAEKEISLIKLVNEFPSTVAAAAADLSPAVVANYCYDISKEYNQFYHELSVLKEENVDIRNMRLLLSAQVAKVIASGMNLLGIEVPERM; this is encoded by the coding sequence ATGAATCTCGAAAGTTACTTCTTTGAAAAGGTTGCTGAAGCAATCAAGGTGCTGTACGGCTCGGTGGATGAAAAAATGGTTCAACTTCAGAAAACACGAAAGGAGTTCAAAGGTGATATTACATTGGTGACCTTTCCATTGCTTAAGCTCTCGAAAAAAAGCCCTGAGCAAACAGCTCAGCAGCTGGGCGAATATTTGAGCACTAATGTTAACGAGGTTGCTGAGTTTAACGTTGTAAAAGGGTTTTTGAATATTTCACTGGCAAGTAGCTTCTGGATTGAGCAGCTGAATGAGGTTGCCAGTGTGAGCGAATTTGGTAATGCTTCATCGTCGGGGAAAACGACAATGGTAGAATATTCCTCGCCCAATACCAATAAGCCTTTACATTTAGGCCATATTCGCAACAACCTACTTGGTGCATCGGTTTCCAAACTTTTAAAGGCCGCTGGTAATAAGGTTATTCAGGTAAACTTGGTCAACGATCGCGGTATTCACATCTGTAAGTCGATGGTGGCCTGGAAGCGATTTGGAATGGGCGAAACTCCTCTTACGCATGGAAAAAAGGGTGACCATTTGGTTGGTGACTACTATGTTGCCTTCGACAAAGCCTACAAGGCGGAAGTTCAAGATTTGATTGCCTCAGGCAGAAGCAAGGAAGATGCTGAAAAGTTAGCACCGCTGATGCTTGAAGCACAGGATATGCTGAGGAAGTGGGAGGCCAGCGACGCCGACACCATTAATCTTTGGAAAACCATGAATGGATGGGTTTATGAAGGGTTTGCTAAAACATACAGCGATTTAGGTATCTCGTTCGATAACACTTACTATGAGTCACAAACCTACCTTCAGGGCAAAGCGATTGTTCAAACCGGGTTAGAAAAAGGAGTTTTCTATAAAAAGGAGGATGGCTCGGTTTGGGTGGACCTCACCGCCGACGGCCTTGACGAAAAATTGCTGCTGCGTGCCGATGGAACTTCGGTATACATGACTCAAGACTTGGGCACTGCCGTTCAGCGTTTTACCGAAGAGAAGCTCGATGAGCACATATACGTGGTTGGCAATGAGCAGAACTACCATTTTCAGGTGCTGAAGCTCGTGCTCCAAAAGCTCGGTTATGAGTGGGCTCAAAATATTTTTCATCTTTCCTACGGCATGGTCGAATTGCCAGAGGGAAAAATGAAGTCGCGCGAGGGAACTGTTGTGGATGCTGACGACTTGGTGGAGGAGATGGTTTCAACCGCAAGGGATATGTCGCAGGAACTCGGAAAGCTCGATGGCAGAACACCAGAGGAGGCCATGCAGGTGGCCCGGATGGTTGGCCTAGGCGCTTTAAAGTATTTCATCTTACGGGTTGATCCACGCAAAAGCATGACCTTCGATCCTAGAGAATCTATCGACTTTAATGGCAATACAGGTCCGTTTATTCAGTATACCCATGCACGTATAAAATCGGTGTTGCGCAAAGCCGAGGAGCAGAACATTAACTTTGCCGCATGCAAGGATTTGAACTTGTTGGTGGCAGAGAAGGAAATTTCGCTCATTAAGTTGGTAAACGAATTTCCATCCACTGTTGCTGCTGCTGCTGCCGACTTGAGCCCTGCCGTAGTGGCCAACTACTGCTACGATATTTCCAAGGAGTATAACCAGTTCTACCACGAGTTGAGCGTGCTGAAGGAGGAGAACGTCGACATTCGCAATATGCGCTTGCTTCTTTCGGCTCAGGTGGCCAAGGTAATTGCTTCTGGCATGAATTTGCTTGGCATTGAGGTTCCCGAACGGATGTAA
- the ffh gene encoding signal recognition particle protein, whose protein sequence is MFENLSEKLERSFKLLKGEGKITEINVAETLKEVRKALLDADVNYKIAKNFTDEVKRKALGENVLTAVKPGQMMVKIVHQELVELMGGSMTDIDTKGTPAVILIAGLQGSGKTTFSGKLANHLKSKKGRQPLLVACDVYRPAAIEQLKVLGSQIGVPVFSEEGNNNPVAIAKAAIAHAKSNNYNVVIIDTAGRLAIDEAMMKEVANIKDAIKPQEILFVVDSMTGQDAVNTAKEFNDKLNFSGVVLTKLDGDTRGGAALSIRSIVDKPIKFVSSGEKMDSLDVFHPERMADRILGMGDIVSLVERAQDQFDADEARKLHKKIAKNQFNFNDFLSQIAQIKKMGNLKDLAGMIPGMNKMMKNIDIDDNAFKGIEAIIHSMTPLERENPDLLNGSRRKRIAMGSGTTVPDVNRLLKQFEETRKMMKTMTGGGKNIARMMGNFPQN, encoded by the coding sequence ATGTTTGAGAACTTATCCGAAAAGCTGGAGCGGTCGTTTAAGCTGCTGAAAGGCGAAGGTAAGATTACCGAAATTAATGTGGCAGAAACGCTGAAAGAGGTTCGCAAGGCTCTTTTGGATGCCGACGTTAACTATAAAATTGCCAAGAACTTTACCGACGAGGTGAAGCGGAAGGCGTTGGGCGAAAACGTGCTTACTGCTGTTAAGCCCGGCCAGATGATGGTTAAGATTGTCCACCAGGAGCTGGTTGAGCTCATGGGAGGTTCTATGACCGACATCGACACTAAGGGAACACCCGCGGTTATTCTTATTGCTGGTCTTCAAGGTTCGGGTAAAACCACCTTTTCTGGGAAGTTGGCAAATCACCTAAAGTCGAAAAAGGGACGCCAGCCGCTGCTTGTTGCCTGCGACGTATACCGTCCTGCCGCTATTGAGCAGCTCAAGGTGCTTGGATCTCAAATTGGAGTTCCTGTATTTTCTGAAGAGGGCAACAATAATCCGGTAGCAATTGCAAAGGCGGCTATTGCACACGCCAAGAGCAACAACTACAACGTAGTTATTATCGATACTGCCGGACGCTTGGCCATCGATGAGGCCATGATGAAGGAGGTAGCCAATATTAAGGATGCCATTAAGCCGCAGGAGATTCTTTTTGTAGTTGACTCCATGACCGGTCAGGATGCCGTTAATACAGCCAAGGAGTTTAACGATAAGCTCAACTTCAGTGGAGTGGTGCTTACCAAGCTCGATGGTGATACCCGAGGTGGAGCTGCGCTTTCCATCCGGTCTATTGTGGATAAGCCAATTAAGTTTGTGAGCTCGGGCGAGAAGATGGATTCACTCGATGTATTCCACCCCGAACGTATGGCCGATCGAATCTTGGGCATGGGCGATATTGTTTCACTGGTGGAACGTGCTCAGGACCAGTTCGATGCTGATGAGGCTCGCAAGCTGCACAAGAAGATAGCTAAGAATCAGTTTAACTTCAACGACTTCCTTTCACAGATTGCCCAGATTAAAAAGATGGGTAACCTCAAGGATCTTGCTGGTATGATTCCCGGCATGAATAAGATGATGAAGAATATAGATATCGACGATAACGCCTTTAAGGGCATTGAGGCCATCATACACTCGATGACTCCGCTGGAGCGTGAAAATCCTGATCTGCTCAATGGTAGCCGTCGTAAGCGCATTGCCATGGGCAGCGGCACCACCGTTCCCGATGTTAATCGCCTGCTCAAGCAGTTTGAGGAGACGCGTAAGATGATGAAGACGATGACTGGTGGTGGGAAGAATATCGCCCGCATGATGGGGAATTTTCCACAAAACTAG
- the folD gene encoding bifunctional methylenetetrahydrofolate dehydrogenase/methenyltetrahydrofolate cyclohydrolase FolD, with protein MELIDGKKISDAVKQEIELEVLAIKKAGGKVPHLCAILVGHDGASETYVGHKEKACAQVGFKSTVLRFEDTISEVQLLDQIQKINNDADIDGLIVQLPLPKHINEQKVIETIDPRKDVDGFHPINFGRMVIGLPAYVSATPDGIMELIRRYNIPTAGKRCVVIGRSNIVGRPMANLLSQKGYPGDCTVTLCHSRTQNLKEICHEADIIVAALGKAEFLTADMVKDGAAVIDVGITRVKSETTKSGWKLLGDVKFDEVAPKCSYITPVPGGVGPMTIVSLMKNTLLAAKREIYG; from the coding sequence ATGGAGTTAATCGACGGGAAAAAGATTTCGGACGCCGTAAAGCAGGAGATTGAGCTTGAGGTGTTAGCAATTAAAAAGGCGGGGGGGAAGGTACCTCACCTTTGTGCCATTTTGGTTGGCCACGATGGGGCCAGCGAAACATACGTTGGACACAAGGAGAAGGCCTGTGCACAGGTGGGGTTCAAATCTACCGTGCTACGCTTTGAGGATACTATTTCTGAAGTTCAGCTACTCGACCAAATTCAAAAAATAAACAACGATGCCGATATCGATGGGCTCATTGTGCAGCTGCCGTTGCCAAAGCATATCAACGAGCAAAAGGTGATTGAGACCATCGATCCGCGTAAGGATGTGGATGGCTTTCATCCTATCAACTTTGGCCGAATGGTAATTGGGCTTCCAGCATACGTTTCGGCTACGCCCGATGGCATTATGGAGCTTATTCGTCGCTACAATATTCCCACAGCGGGCAAGCGTTGCGTGGTGATTGGCCGCAGCAATATTGTGGGTCGTCCCATGGCCAACCTGCTCTCGCAAAAGGGCTATCCGGGCGACTGCACCGTAACCCTTTGTCATAGCCGGACTCAAAATCTTAAGGAGATATGCCATGAGGCCGATATTATTGTGGCCGCCCTTGGCAAGGCCGAATTTCTTACCGCCGACATGGTTAAGGATGGTGCTGCCGTTATCGATGTGGGCATTACCCGCGTTAAGTCCGAAACTACAAAAAGTGGATGGAAGCTGCTGGGCGACGTTAAGTTCGACGAGGTTGCACCAAAGTGTAGCTACATAACGCCTGTTCCTGGTGGCGTTGGCCCAATGACCATTGTTTCACTAATGAAAAATACACTGCTAGCCGCCAAAAGGGAGATTTACGGATAA
- a CDS encoding HNH endonuclease domain-containing protein: MKKILGLDLGTNSVGWALINQDESKSEVVGLGSRIIPMSQDILGEFDRGNSVSQTAERTGYRGTRRLRERYLLRRERLHRVLNILNFLPEHYGKSIDFEQHFGKFIDESEPKIAYKQNEVTGKMEFAFMNSFNEMVADFKLTQSRLVDEGRQVPHDWTIYYLRKKALKAKIEKEELAWILLNFNQKRGYYQLRGEEQEEEQKKRVEFYSLKVVNVEEGEESRTKGEKWYSATLENGWVYRRTSKTPLDWIGKTKDFIVTTDLDENGEVKRDKDGVEKRSFRAPLEDDWTLIKKKTESDVEHSNKTVGAYIYDALLLNPTQKIKGKLVRTIERKFYKTELEAILTKQLEFHKELKSRELYHACLEELYGNNEAHRNSLGARDFTHLFLNDIIFYQRPLKSKKSLISNCPLEFRTYIDKSNGMEVKESIKCIAKSHPLYQEFRLWQFLQNLKIYAKERIVDGRVVADVNITQELLTTEEDWVALFRWLNERKDLDQKAFLKYPPFGFKKEIDRYRWNYVEDKTYPCNETRALISSRLSKVANVPADFITREIEEALWHILYSVEERHEIEKALGKFAIQYGLGGDFVDNFKKFPPFSKDYGSYSAKAIKKLLPLMRQGEYWSKDVIDGNTLLRIDKLLTGEFDPTIRDRVREKSINLKCLGDFKNLPLWLASYVVYDRHAEANDIKSWKTPSDLEYFLRNEFKQHSLRNPIVEQVITETLRVVKDIWTHYGNGVENYFSEIHIELGREMKNPADKRKSMTQKVSENENTNLRIKALLAEFLNDNSIANVRPNSPSQQEILKIYEEGVINAESEIPDDIQKISKLSLPTTSELTRYKLWLDQKYRSPYTGEIIPLAKLFTSAYEIEHIIPQSRYFDDSLSNKVICEAEVNKDKDNATAYEYIKNNSGKKIELSFGKEVTLFTLTEYEENVKRSFSRNRGKMKKLLMEDIPDEFIARQLNDSRYISKVVKGLLSNIVRVDDEQEVTSKNVISTSGAVTSILKKDWGLNDAWNEIISPRFERLNQLTNSTNFGRMRNNQFVPYVPLELQKGFNRKRIDHRHHAMDALVIACATRNHINYLNNSYAMAGKRDLRFDLRASLCYKKPNDDGSEGYRWEFKKPWNTFTQDAKVALSNTVVSFKQNIRVINKSVNHYQKWEGDEHGQKQKVEVKQVKGDSWAIRKPMHKDTVSGRVTLRFQKAVNLSVAIDTPEFIVDKSLKAKVKELLAIPFDKKQIAKYFKENDNQWNGKPVSKVAVYYFDGENAASRVKVDETFNTQNIKKITDTGIQRILLNHLQQFGENVNGKVVEHPEIAFTSDGLEAMNRNIQNLNNGVYHQPIYKVRTYELMGSKFAVGTKGNKGSKFVEAAKGTNLFFAIYQSPEGKRSYESVPLNVVIEREKQGLSPVPEYDEKENALLFYLSPNDLVYVPTQEELVAPQSVYFERLTKEQVLNVYKVVSFSGSQCFFVRNDIAIAIIDKVEFSVKNKMERSIDGVMIKDCCWKLKVDRLGNVVDVIRR, encoded by the coding sequence ATGAAAAAAATTTTAGGACTTGATTTAGGAACCAACTCTGTCGGTTGGGCTCTCATTAATCAGGATGAAAGTAAAAGCGAAGTAGTTGGATTGGGAAGCCGAATAATTCCTATGAGTCAAGACATCCTTGGCGAGTTTGATAGAGGTAATTCGGTGTCTCAAACAGCAGAACGCACAGGGTATAGAGGTACCCGACGACTAAGGGAAAGGTATTTGTTGCGTAGGGAACGGTTACATAGGGTATTAAATATACTTAACTTTTTACCTGAGCATTATGGTAAAAGCATCGATTTTGAACAACACTTTGGAAAATTCATAGACGAGTCAGAACCCAAAATTGCCTACAAGCAAAATGAGGTAACCGGTAAAATGGAGTTTGCTTTTATGAATTCCTTTAACGAAATGGTTGCAGATTTTAAGTTGACTCAGTCCCGCCTTGTGGATGAAGGGCGACAAGTTCCGCACGATTGGACAATATATTACTTACGAAAGAAGGCACTAAAAGCTAAGATAGAAAAAGAGGAGCTAGCTTGGATACTATTAAACTTTAACCAGAAACGAGGTTACTACCAACTAAGAGGTGAGGAGCAGGAGGAGGAACAAAAGAAACGAGTGGAATTTTATTCATTAAAGGTTGTTAATGTTGAGGAGGGAGAGGAATCTAGAACAAAGGGTGAAAAGTGGTATAGTGCTACTCTTGAGAATGGTTGGGTTTACCGACGCACAAGTAAAACGCCTTTAGATTGGATTGGAAAGACCAAAGATTTTATTGTAACTACCGATTTAGATGAAAACGGTGAAGTAAAGAGGGATAAGGATGGTGTTGAAAAACGCTCCTTTAGGGCTCCGCTTGAAGATGACTGGACTTTAATAAAGAAAAAGACTGAGTCAGATGTAGAGCATAGCAATAAAACAGTAGGGGCATATATATACGATGCTTTACTGCTCAACCCAACCCAGAAGATTAAGGGAAAACTTGTGCGAACCATTGAACGCAAGTTTTACAAGACAGAGTTGGAAGCAATCCTCACAAAGCAACTAGAGTTTCATAAGGAACTTAAGAGTAGAGAACTGTATCATGCCTGTCTCGAAGAGTTGTATGGCAACAACGAAGCACACCGGAATTCTCTAGGTGCAAGAGATTTTACCCATCTTTTTCTCAACGATATTATCTTCTATCAACGACCGCTGAAGAGTAAGAAATCGCTTATTAGCAACTGTCCATTAGAGTTCAGAACATACATTGATAAAAGTAATGGAATGGAGGTTAAGGAGTCGATAAAGTGCATTGCGAAGTCACATCCATTATACCAGGAGTTTAGATTATGGCAGTTTCTTCAAAATTTGAAGATATATGCTAAGGAAAGAATTGTTGATGGAAGAGTTGTTGCCGATGTAAATATTACTCAAGAGCTGCTTACAACAGAGGAGGATTGGGTTGCACTATTTCGTTGGTTGAATGAGCGCAAGGATCTTGACCAGAAGGCTTTCTTAAAGTATCCTCCATTTGGATTTAAGAAGGAGATTGATAGATACCGCTGGAACTACGTTGAAGATAAGACCTACCCATGTAATGAAACGCGCGCACTGATAAGTTCACGGTTGAGCAAGGTAGCCAATGTTCCAGCTGATTTTATTACAAGAGAAATTGAAGAGGCGTTATGGCATATACTCTATTCGGTAGAGGAAAGGCATGAAATTGAGAAAGCACTTGGGAAATTTGCAATACAGTATGGTCTCGGTGGTGATTTTGTGGACAACTTCAAAAAGTTTCCACCTTTTAGCAAGGACTATGGTTCCTATTCTGCAAAGGCAATAAAGAAGCTATTGCCGCTGATGCGCCAAGGAGAGTACTGGAGTAAGGATGTCATTGATGGCAATACACTTTTAAGAATTGATAAGCTACTAACGGGGGAGTTTGATCCAACAATTCGCGATAGGGTAAGGGAGAAGTCCATCAACCTTAAATGCCTTGGTGACTTTAAAAATCTCCCCCTTTGGCTTGCCAGCTACGTGGTTTACGACCGGCATGCTGAAGCTAACGATATAAAGAGTTGGAAAACCCCAAGTGACCTTGAATATTTCCTGCGTAATGAGTTTAAGCAACACTCTCTGCGCAATCCAATTGTGGAACAGGTAATCACCGAGACGTTAAGGGTTGTGAAGGATATATGGACCCACTATGGAAACGGTGTTGAGAACTACTTTAGTGAAATTCATATTGAGCTGGGGCGCGAGATGAAGAATCCTGCCGATAAGCGTAAGAGTATGACCCAAAAGGTATCTGAGAATGAGAACACCAACCTTAGAATAAAGGCGTTGCTTGCAGAATTTTTGAACGATAACTCCATTGCTAACGTTCGCCCAAATTCACCAAGTCAGCAGGAAATACTGAAGATTTATGAGGAGGGTGTAATCAATGCTGAAAGTGAGATACCGGACGATATCCAAAAGATTTCGAAGTTGAGCTTACCTACAACTTCAGAATTGACTCGGTACAAGCTTTGGCTCGATCAGAAGTACCGTTCGCCTTATACGGGTGAGATAATACCCCTGGCCAAACTCTTTACCTCGGCTTATGAGATAGAGCATATTATTCCTCAGTCGCGCTACTTCGACGATTCTCTTTCCAACAAGGTGATTTGCGAAGCAGAGGTTAATAAGGATAAGGACAATGCCACTGCCTATGAGTATATCAAAAACAATTCGGGCAAAAAGATTGAGCTCAGCTTTGGAAAGGAGGTTACGCTTTTTACCCTTACCGAATACGAGGAAAATGTAAAGCGCAGCTTTAGTCGAAATCGTGGCAAAATGAAGAAGCTGCTCATGGAGGATATTCCCGATGAGTTTATTGCCCGGCAGCTTAACGATAGCCGTTACATCAGCAAGGTGGTTAAGGGGCTTCTTTCCAACATTGTGAGGGTTGATGATGAGCAGGAGGTTACCTCCAAAAATGTAATATCTACAAGCGGAGCAGTTACGTCTATTCTTAAAAAGGATTGGGGCTTGAACGATGCCTGGAATGAAATTATCTCCCCTCGCTTCGAACGCTTGAATCAGCTAACCAATAGCACAAACTTTGGTCGCATGCGCAATAATCAATTTGTGCCTTATGTTCCGTTGGAGCTGCAAAAAGGGTTTAATAGGAAGCGTATTGACCACCGGCACCATGCAATGGACGCGCTGGTTATTGCCTGTGCTACCCGTAATCACATTAATTACCTAAATAACTCTTATGCGATGGCAGGTAAGCGCGACCTTCGCTTCGATTTAAGAGCAAGCCTCTGTTATAAAAAACCAAATGACGATGGCAGCGAGGGCTATCGGTGGGAGTTTAAGAAACCATGGAATACCTTTACCCAAGATGCAAAGGTGGCTCTTTCAAATACAGTTGTTAGCTTTAAGCAAAATATTAGGGTTATTAATAAGTCGGTTAACCACTACCAAAAATGGGAGGGCGATGAACATGGACAGAAGCAAAAGGTAGAGGTGAAACAGGTTAAGGGCGATAGCTGGGCAATAAGAAAGCCGATGCATAAGGATACCGTTTCCGGTAGGGTAACGCTGCGTTTCCAGAAGGCAGTAAATCTTTCTGTGGCTATTGATACACCAGAGTTTATTGTCGATAAATCCTTGAAGGCAAAGGTTAAGGAGTTATTGGCTATCCCTTTCGATAAAAAACAGATTGCAAAATATTTTAAGGAGAATGATAACCAGTGGAATGGAAAGCCGGTTTCAAAGGTAGCTGTCTACTATTTCGATGGAGAGAATGCGGCTTCTCGGGTAAAGGTGGATGAGACCTTTAACACCCAAAATATTAAAAAGATTACCGATACAGGAATACAGCGCATATTGCTGAACCATTTGCAGCAGTTTGGCGAGAATGTTAATGGTAAGGTGGTAGAACATCCGGAAATTGCTTTTACTTCCGATGGGTTGGAGGCCATGAATCGCAACATTCAGAATTTAAACAATGGCGTTTACCATCAGCCTATATATAAGGTACGAACCTACGAACTCATGGGGAGCAAGTTTGCTGTTGGAACTAAAGGTAATAAGGGGAGCAAGTTTGTGGAGGCGGCTAAAGGCACTAACCTCTTCTTTGCTATTTACCAGAGTCCGGAGGGCAAGCGAAGCTATGAATCGGTTCCGCTTAATGTGGTTATTGAACGAGAGAAGCAAGGACTTTCGCCAGTACCGGAGTACGATGAGAAAGAGAATGCACTTCTCTTTTACCTTTCACCCAACGACCTAGTTTATGTGCCAACCCAGGAGGAACTAGTTGCTCCGCAAAGCGTTTATTTTGAAAGGTTAACAAAGGAGCAGGTCCTTAATGTATATAAAGTAGTTAGTTTCTCTGGAAGCCAGTGCTTTTTTGTGAGAAATGATATTGCCATTGCAATAATAGATAAAGTTGAGTTTTCAGTAAAGAATAAGATGGAGCGCTCCATTGATGGGGTAATGATAAAGGACTGCTGCTGGAAGTTAAAGGTAGATAGGTTGGGAAATGTGGTGGATGTGATACGACGATAA
- the cas1 gene encoding type II CRISPR-associated endonuclease Cas1, which translates to MIKRTLYFGNPAKLSLHNRQLLAEMHEPEQERRSVTVAVEDVGVVILDSPQLTVTQPLLEALLENNAAVITCSNNHMPHGLLLPLEGNTIQQERFDDQLAASLPMKKQLWQQTVVAKISNQKRLLDVQGFDTEPMNHWIRSVKSGDPDNLEGRAAAYYWKTLFSRDNVDAFVRGRYEDEPNNLLNYGYAVLRAVVARSLVATGLLPTLGIHHANRYNAFCLADDIMEPYRPFVDRVVVEIVRSGESYAELTRELKAKLLVIPALDVNIEGKGSPLMVAMQRTTASLAGCFAGSTRRILYPTLE; encoded by the coding sequence ATGATTAAACGAACCCTTTATTTTGGGAATCCTGCCAAGCTGAGCTTACACAACCGACAGCTGCTGGCAGAGATGCACGAACCGGAACAGGAGCGACGGTCGGTAACCGTCGCAGTGGAAGATGTGGGAGTGGTTATACTCGACTCGCCGCAGCTTACTGTAACGCAGCCGTTGCTGGAGGCGTTGCTCGAAAATAATGCCGCAGTAATTACCTGCAGCAATAACCACATGCCCCATGGGCTGCTGTTACCGCTTGAGGGCAACACCATTCAGCAGGAGCGGTTCGACGACCAGCTGGCGGCTAGCTTGCCCATGAAAAAACAGCTGTGGCAGCAAACTGTGGTGGCTAAAATATCCAATCAAAAGCGGCTTCTTGATGTCCAAGGCTTCGATACAGAGCCGATGAACCACTGGATACGCAGTGTAAAGAGCGGCGATCCCGATAATTTGGAGGGACGTGCAGCCGCGTACTACTGGAAAACGCTCTTTTCGCGCGATAATGTGGATGCCTTTGTTCGAGGTCGATACGAGGATGAACCCAACAACCTACTCAACTATGGCTATGCCGTTTTGCGAGCCGTGGTCGCCCGCAGCTTGGTGGCCACGGGATTGCTCCCAACGTTGGGCATACACCATGCCAACCGTTACAACGCCTTTTGCCTTGCCGACGATATTATGGAGCCATACCGCCCCTTTGTAGATAGGGTGGTGGTGGAGATTGTAAGGTCGGGCGAGAGCTATGCCGAACTTACCCGTGAACTCAAGGCCAAGCTGCTAGTAATTCCTGCGCTCGACGTAAATATTGAGGGGAAGGGCAGCCCGCTTATGGTAGCCATGCAGCGCACCACTGCGTCGTTGGCAGGCTGCTTCGCTGGCTCAACTCGGCGCATACTATATCCCACGCTTGAGTAG
- the cas2 gene encoding CRISPR-associated endonuclease Cas2 has product MSSVNRLSEYRVMWVLVLFDLPTETKKQRKQAAQFRKELVQDGFTMFQFSIYTRCCPSRENADVHIKRAKLALPTDGYVGILCITDKQFGTMELFYSAKPMEAQPGPQQLELF; this is encoded by the coding sequence TTGAGTAGCGTTAATCGTCTATCGGAGTATAGGGTTATGTGGGTGCTGGTGCTATTCGATCTTCCAACCGAAACAAAGAAGCAGCGGAAGCAAGCCGCCCAGTTTCGGAAGGAACTGGTGCAGGACGGATTCACCATGTTCCAGTTTTCCATTTATACCCGCTGCTGCCCAAGTCGCGAGAATGCCGATGTGCATATAAAAAGAGCAAAACTAGCCTTGCCCACCGATGGCTATGTGGGCATACTATGCATAACCGACAAGCAGTTTGGCACTATGGAGCTGTTTTATTCTGCCAAACCCATGGAGGCGCAACCCGGGCCACAGCAGCTGGAACTTTTCTAA